The proteins below come from a single Conger conger chromosome 10, fConCon1.1, whole genome shotgun sequence genomic window:
- the LOC133138076 gene encoding transmembrane protein 52-like: MRSIGVLITFLVLLVSFSDADEHCIKDCQRDFDPSTLWYVWVILVFISVLLGCGFIASCIRMCCRPNKPPVPMFEAHSLEVTVISMDNESTIRNISPVSSFSGSHPPYPFTAGPDNSFSPPPYNLYAMDSLPQYHEVVAMPTKVEDPGEVHQMCAPEEESTEFTQETLQQDGRQDVQGTQGLDEEEPPAYQPYSDIAEEEFNEIDLGELDPTDSHREDANMHEQNI, from the exons ATGAGGAGCATCGGAGTTCTGATAacttttttggttttattg GTATCTTTCAGTGACGCAGATGAACATTGTATAAAAGA CTGCCAGAGAGACTTCGATCCGTCTACTTTGTGGTATGTTTG GGTGATTCTTGTATTTATATCTGTTCTCCTTGGATGCGGATTCATCGCGAGCTGCATCAGGATGTGCTGCCGACCGAATAAGCCACCTGTTCCGATGTTTGAGGCCCATTCTCTGGAAGTGACCGTGATTTCCATGGACAATGAAAGCACAATACGCAACATAAGCCCCGTTTCCT CCTTCTCTGGTTCACATCCACCTTACCCGTTCACTGCCGGGCCGGACAACAGTTTCTCTCCTCCGCCGTACAACCTGTACGCCATGGACAGCCTCCCCCAGTACCACGAGGTCGTCGCCATGCCCACCAAAGTGGAGGATCCTGGGGAGGTCCATCAGATGTGCGCGCCTGAGGAGGAATCCACGGAGTTTACCCAAGAGACCCTgcaacaagatggccgccaagACGTGCAAGGCACCCAGGGGTTGGATGAGGAGGAACCACCGGCGTACCAGCCGTACAGTGACATAGCAGAGGAAGAATTTAACGAAATAGATCTGGGTGAACTTGACCCCACCGATAGTCACAGGGAAGACGCCAACATGCACGAACAGAACATCTGA